In Deltaproteobacteria bacterium, a single window of DNA contains:
- a CDS encoding recombinase family protein: MKRVGCYLRVSTSEQTVENQRNDLRAYCAARGWNNVIEYSDTASGTRERRPGLDHLMSEVKSRRVDVVVVAAFDRLGRSVRHLVETLELLRHLDVEFISLREQIDTGSPLGQAVFTIIAAIAQLERSLIVERVKAGLRRARAEGKRLGRPRLRVDHRRLESVAARKLPVRLAARELGVSPSSYLRLVRAQVASSSEPRSASCV; the protein is encoded by the coding sequence CGGAGCAAACGGTCGAGAACCAGCGCAATGACCTCCGTGCGTACTGCGCCGCTCGTGGATGGAACAACGTGATCGAGTACAGCGACACGGCCTCGGGTACCCGCGAACGCCGGCCTGGCCTGGACCACCTCATGAGCGAGGTGAAGTCCCGCCGCGTCGATGTCGTGGTCGTCGCGGCGTTCGACCGCCTCGGACGATCCGTGCGGCACCTGGTCGAGACGTTGGAACTCCTTCGTCACCTTGATGTCGAGTTCATCAGTCTGCGCGAGCAGATCGACACGGGGTCGCCGTTGGGCCAGGCGGTGTTCACGATCATCGCGGCTATCGCGCAGTTGGAGCGGTCGCTCATCGTGGAGCGCGTGAAGGCCGGTCTTCGTCGTGCTCGGGCCGAGGGTAAGCGCCTGGGCCGGCCTCGGCTCCGCGTGGATCACCGCCGTCTGGAGAGCGTCGCTGCACGCAAGCTGCCCGTTCGCCTCGCTGCTCGCGAGCTTGGCGTCAGCCCGTCGTCGTACCTGCGCCTGGTCCGCGCCCAGGTAGCATCATCGTCGGAGCCCAGGAGCGCCAGCTGTGTCTGA